In Ostrea edulis chromosome 4, xbOstEdul1.1, whole genome shotgun sequence, a single window of DNA contains:
- the LOC125669142 gene encoding hemicentin-1-like has translation MGNLERMSRDMWWWKGTKRKSLYQPTPETWRKHLFDGKWSPWTSWSLCSNHCGKGSQNRDRSCDSPAPDHGGAECKGNDTEERECVGCPFDGNWGIWAEWTDCCVNKRSRSRTCDNPTPEHGGSDCGQWSTGGKPDPIWSTWSTCPVTCSGGEMRRSRFCNLTPDEAIRYQCFNKDNETEKCSMQPCPAGQSLTDWSVWGSCSMPCGDGNQTRFRNCGLSDSEVVCDFRDVDIQTCSQAPCPSM, from the exons ATGGGGAACCTGGAGCGAATGTCCCGTGACATGTGGTGGTGGAAAGGAACGAAGAGAAAGAGTCTGTACCAACCCACCCCCGAAACATGGAGGAAGCATCTGT TTGATGGCAAATGGTCACCGTGGACGAGCTGGAGTCTGTGTTCTAATCACTGTGGTAAAGGTTCGCAGAATCGAGACAGGTCATGTGACAGTCCAGCACCCGATCACGGAGGGGCGGAATGTAAAGGAAATGACACTGAAGAAAGAGAATGTGTTGGTTGTCCAT TTGATGGGAACTGGGGAATTTGGGCAGAGTGGACCGATTGTTGCGTGAACAAAAGATCTCGTTCAAGAACCTGCGACAACCCAACACCAGAACATGGCGGTTCAGACTGTGGGCAGTGGTCAACAG GAGGAAAACCCGATCCTATCTGGTCAACGTGGAGCACGTGTCCAGTCACGTGTAGTGGTGGAGAGATGCGCAGATCACGCTTCTGTAATTTGACACCAGATGAAGCGATCAGATACCAATGTTTCAACAAAGACAATGAAACAGAAAAGTGTTCCATGCAGCCTTGCCCTG CTGGGCAGAGTTTGACTGACTGGTCTGTATGGGGATCGTGTTCCATGCCGTGTGGGGACGGGAACCAAACACGATTTAGGAACTGTGGTCTGTCGGACAGTGAAGTTGTGTGTGATTTCAGAGACGTGGATATTCAAACATGCAGCCAGGCACCTTGCCCAAGTATGTAG
- the LOC130054311 gene encoding uncharacterized protein LOC130054311, whose protein sequence is MACFAALDDGNCILNQNNDGCRGRPNGHYHSCWSCHNYFTCSNYNTYTRLCNPRSYVFDDNAKKCLQKSSTCTLPNLFLSGLPRKKRSVGTSIERLSEQSQEYNFKGWTILVLGALVGVVFVALTIAAANSFLKKRLKTLHAEHRC, encoded by the exons atggcgtgtttcgctgcgcttgatgacg GAAACTGTATTCTAAATCAAAACAATGATGGCTGCAGGGGCAGGCCAAATGGACACTATCATTCTTGCTGGTCGTGTCATAATTACTTCACGTGCTCCAATTATAATACCTACACTAGGCTGTGCAACCCTCGTTCTTATGTCTTTGACGATAATGCCAAAAAATGTTTGCAGAAATCCAGCACATGTACTCTACCAAACCTATTCCTATCAG GACTACCAAGGAAGAAGAGATCTGTTGGGACAAGCATCGAACGTCTTAGTGAGCAGTCCCAGGAATATAATTTCAAAGGCTGGACTATACTTGTTTTGGGTGCCCTTGTCGGTGTGGTGTTTGTGGCATTGACCATTGCGGCTGCCAATTCG ttcTTGAAGAAGCGACTGAAGACCTTACATGCTGAACATAGATGTTGA